The following is a genomic window from Clostridium fungisolvens.
TTAAAACAAGTAATTTTATACGAAAATAATTTATAAAGAATAAATAATATTTCTATTTATATATTTATCTTTATAAATTATAATATATATATAATTAGTTATTAAACGAGTATTTTCCAACTTTTGTTGTAAAAATAATAGTTTTATTATTACTAAAATGTCTTTATTTAAATGGCTATTTATGTAGCTTATAATCTATTTTAGTTATAGACATTTAGGTAAGCGCTTTCACATTATATACTTTTAATTAATTTACTAATGGACACAATATATAATATATTATTTTGCGAGGTGTTTTACTATGATAAAAAGAGTTATATGGGTTGTACTTGATAGTGTTGGCATAGGTGAACTTCCTGATGCTGAAAAATATGGTGATGTAGGTTCTAACACCCTTGGCCATGTAGCTGAATTCAACAACGGATTAACTATACCTAATATGGAGGAGATTGGTTTAGGTAATATCACTGGAATTACTGGCTTAAACAAAGTAGCTTCTCCAACAGGTTGTTATGGCAGAATTCATGAAGCATCGAACGGAAAAGATACTGTTACCGGACATTGGGAGATGGTTGGAGTTAAATCAGAAATTGCTTTTCCTACTTATCCTGATGGTTTTCCTAAATCTGTAATAGATAAATTTGAAGAATTCACTGGAAGAAAGGTTATAGGCAACAAATCTGCTTCTGGTACAGAAATACTTGATGAGCTTGGTGAAGAGCATATGAAAACAGGTGCTCTAATAGTTTATACTTCTGCCGACAGTGTATTTCAAATAGCTGCACATGAAGATATAGTTCCTTTAGAAGACTTATATAAATATTGTGAATTTGCTAGAGAAATGCTTACTGGTGAAGAGTCTGTAGCTAGAGTTATTGCTAGACCATTCCTCGGAAACCCTGGTAGTTTTACAAGAACACCTAACAGAAGAGATTATGCTTTACTTCCTCCACATGATACCTTATTAGATTTATTAGCTAAAAAAGGCTTAGATGTAATGGCTGTAGGTAAAATCGAGGATATATTCTCAGGTAGAGGAATAACAGAAGCTGTTCATACTAAGGACAATATGGACGGAGTTGATAAAACTCTTGAATATATAAAGGAAGATAAAAATGGCCTTATATTTACAAATCTTGTTGATTTTGATATGAAGTGGGGCCACAGAAGAGATGCAAAGAGCTATGGTAAGGGCTTAGAAGATTTTGATGCTAGGCTTCCAGAAATACTATCTTCTATGAAAGATACTGATGTATTATTCATAACTGCAGATCATGGATGTGATCCTACATTTAAAGGAACAGATCATACTAGAGAGTATGTGCCTTTCTTAGCTTATGGTGCTCAATTAAAGAAAGGATTTGATCTTGGCACAAGAATTGGATTTTTTGATATGGGTCAAACAATAGCTGATATATTTAACGCCGGTGAAATAAAAAATGGCGTGAGCTTCTTAGGCGATATAAAATAACAATTAATAATAATTAAACAACATTACTTGAGGTGAAATTATGGATTTAACTAAAAAAATACAAGATTCGGCTGAATTTATTTTATCTAAAAGCAAATACAAGCCACAAATAGGATTGATTTTAGGATCTGGTTTAGGCGCTATTGCTGATATGATAGACGATGCTGAATATTATAACTATAATGAACTACCAAACTTCCCAGTATCAACTGTAGAAGGTCATGCTGGCCGATTAGTAATAGGCATGTTTCAAGGAAAGCAAGTGGTTGCTATGCAAGGTAGATTCCATTATTATGAGGGCTACGCCATGGAGCAAGTTACTTTTCCTGTAAGAGTTATGAAGCTTTTAGGTATAGATACAATCATTGTAACTAATGCAGCAGGTGCAGTAAACACAGACTTTAAACCTGGTGATCTTATGATTATAAATGATCATATAAATCTTTCAGGAACTAATCCTTTAATAGGTAGAAACCTTGATTCATTTGGGACTCGTTTCCCAGACATGTCTGAAGCTTATAATGGTGAACTTATTAATAAAGCAAAGGAAGTTGCAAATTCATTAAATATAGATATAAAAGAAGGTGTATACGCTATGTTTAGTGGACCAACTTATGAAACCCCAGCTGAAATAAGGATGACAAGAATCTTAGGTGGCGATGCAGTAGGTATGTCTACTGTTCCAGAAGTTATAATAGCGAACCACAGTAAAATAAAGGTTTTAGGAATTTCTTGTCTTACAAATATGGCTGCAGGAATATTAAAACAACCATTAAGCCATGTAGAGGTAATGGAAACTTCTGCACTAGTAAGAGATAACTTCATAGCACTTATGACAAACATAATAAAAAGTCTGTAATACAAAAGGTTGATGGCTACAATTGATGCCATCAACCTTTTTGTTCATTAGGTGTTCTATTTATAAATCTATTGTATATATTTAGTGCCTCGTTAAATTCATTTCCAGCTTCTATTATATCTTGAGATACAAGATTTTGTTCACTAGCTTTAATTAGGTTTTCTAATTTTTCTCTAATATTAGTTATGTTGTTTAACAACGTCTTCTCGTCCATTTAACTAACACCTCCATCTATATTTTTTACATTTAATGTAAATTTTAAACATAGTAGGGTGATTTTTATTTTAGACTACTAGAGAACAATTAAATTTTTCGGATAACTATTAAGCACTTCACATCCCTTTTCTGTTACTAATACTAAATCTTCAATTCTGACACCAACATTATTATGAATATAAATTCCTGGCTCAATTGAGAATATCATACCTGGTTTCACTTCTTCTTTATTAACAGAGCTTACATCACCAAAGTCATGTACTTCAATACCTATGGAATGTCCTGTTCTGTGAGTAAAATACTTCCCATAGGCATATCCCTCTATAACATCTCTAGCAGCCTTATCTATATCGCAAAATCTAGTGCCTGGTTTAACCATTCTTATACCAGCTAAATTAGCTTCAAGAACAATTTCGTAAACTTTCCTTGCTTCCTCGGAAGGCTCTCCACAGAAGAAAGTTCTTGTCATATCTGAACAGTAAAATTCATTTCTACAACCAGTATCTATTATTACACTATCCCCTAACTTTACCATAGATGCATCAGTTTCATGATGTGGATCGGCTCCATTAGCACCATATGCTACTATTGGTGTAAAAGAAAATCCTTGAGTTTTTTCTTCTTCATACAGTTCCCCTAGTATACTACTGATAACTTTTTCACTCTTATCCTTTGAAAATCTGTTCACTATTTTGCCCATTACTCTATCATTAATAGCAGATGCTTTTCTCATAAGCTCAATCTCTTCTGCATCTTTAATCGTTCTTGCCCTATCTATAATTGGTGACCCATTCACAAAACCAGTTGCTGCATTCTTTTCCATAAGTCTAATTAAGAAGTGCGCCTGCCAGTTCTTGTCGATACCTATTGAGCATGATTTATCTATAATATTGCAGAGTGCTAAAATAGGATCTTGTGTATCATTGTACCAAACCAAATCTACTCCTAAATTTTCATGTATAGGGAAAAGTTCATTGATTACAAGCTTTCTATCTCCTTTTGTATTTATATATAAAGCTAATAATCTTTCACCCGATTCTATCCATTTACCAGTAAGATAAAATACCGCTGCTGGTGAGGTTATAATCATTTGATGCAGATTTTCTCTAGTCATTTCTTCTAATATTTTATTTAATCTATTCTCTTTCATTCTGCTCTCTCCTTCTATAAATACAAAACTCTCATTATATATGTTTTGAGACTATGTTTATTTATATGGTTAATTAAGTATTTCTTCTTTATTAAAGCTACATATTAATTATATACAAAAAGAACTAGATAATCCATTACCTAAAATCATCCACCGTATATATAAATATAATGTTACATAATACTATATCTTCAAGTATTATGCACTTATATATTCACAAAAGATATTTTGTTATAAGTCAGTAATATATTTTATATTATAATAATCTTTAATACTTTATTAATATTGAGCAAATTGAGATGTGAATATACATTAAGTGGTATAATATAGTTAATAGAAGTATACTTATCTTTTTTTAATTAGGAGGAAACTAAATGAGAATTGCAGTTATATCAGACATACACAGCAACCTTTATGCTCTAATTAGAGTTATTGAAGATATAGATAGCCAAAATATAGACACAGTGATTTGCCTAGGGGATTTGGTTGGTTATGGTCCTCAGCCAAATGAAGTCATAGCTATGATAAAAAGAAGATCAATTTTATGTATAAAAGGCAACTATGATGCATCTGTTGTTGATAATGGCTTCACATATATAAGAGATACAAACATAAATTCTTTTTCTCTACCTTGGACTGTAGATGAATTAAGAGCTTCAAATAGATACTACCTTGAAAACTTACCAGACAGTATCTCTTTAAAAATTGACAACAAAAAAATACTTTTTGTTCATGGAAGCCCAAATAAAATAGATGAGTATTTATATGAAAATAATCCTGATTTAGATGCTATAGTAGACGGAATGGATGAGGATATATTGGTATGTGCTCACACCCATATACCTATGGTAAAACAGCTAAAAAATAAAATGATAATAAATGGCGGTAGTGTAGGCAAACCTAAAAATGGCTCTCCAGACTCAACTTACGCAGTAATAGATATATCAAAAGGCAGAAGCGCTCGTGCAGAAATAAGAAAAGTGAGTTATGAATATAAAAGAATAATGAAGGACATGGAGATGAAAAAGTTTCCTTCTTCCTTAATACATTCTTACGAAACTGGTTGCGAATAAATTTCTCATTATAAATATTCAATTGATTTTAATAAAGGCGCTATTAGAACACCATGTTAAAATTAATTGGTTATCCATCTGATGCTTTAATGAGCTTTCACAAAGAATAAAGTGATCATGATATCTAATTATGTATCATGATCACTTTATTCAATCTCTCAGAACACCAACAATTCTTGTATTATTCAGCAACTGTCTGCTAAGCTTTCCTGAATTAAACTGTTCTGAAAGGTCAGTTCCTGGTCTAAAACCAGCAGCTATTATCTGATTTAATGCCCTCTCTCCTGTGATATCATAAACTGTTCCATTAACAGCTATGTAAGCAGGATTATCGCCTACGCCATTATATCCGGATAATTCTTTCATTGTAAACTCTCTAGTTCTAAAAGAAAAAGCTGTTTCTACATTATCGTTTTTCATTTGTTTTTCTGCATCCTTTTCCTTATAATACTCTAATATACCTTCAATTTGTATTGTTAACCTTTCGATATCCTTTATAATACCTAGACTATTTTCTCTTGTACTTAATAAAATCATCTTTTTATAAAAATTTATCTTATTATACTTTTGTAATAATAACTCTTCACTGGAACTTGTCATAAGCTTTCCTCTTAAATATCAATATATCTGTATATTTTATGAGGGAATAATTGCATTTATTAAACTATTAGTGTAAAATAAATATTATTTAAGGGTTAAAGTGTTAAATTTACTAGGCTTAACCGGTTAAAACCGTTATATTAAAAGCACTCTTGTGCTGTATGCAAAGTCATCTATTATGACAAATTAGATGGTACCGTGAAAATATAGCCTTTCGTCCATACTGATGGATTGATAGGTTTTTTTATTTTAGTCTTAAATGTAAACTATACCTATAAAATACATTAGAAACGTAAATAATATAATT
Proteins encoded in this region:
- a CDS encoding phosphopentomutase, whose translation is MIKRVIWVVLDSVGIGELPDAEKYGDVGSNTLGHVAEFNNGLTIPNMEEIGLGNITGITGLNKVASPTGCYGRIHEASNGKDTVTGHWEMVGVKSEIAFPTYPDGFPKSVIDKFEEFTGRKVIGNKSASGTEILDELGEEHMKTGALIVYTSADSVFQIAAHEDIVPLEDLYKYCEFAREMLTGEESVARVIARPFLGNPGSFTRTPNRRDYALLPPHDTLLDLLAKKGLDVMAVGKIEDIFSGRGITEAVHTKDNMDGVDKTLEYIKEDKNGLIFTNLVDFDMKWGHRRDAKSYGKGLEDFDARLPEILSSMKDTDVLFITADHGCDPTFKGTDHTREYVPFLAYGAQLKKGFDLGTRIGFFDMGQTIADIFNAGEIKNGVSFLGDIK
- a CDS encoding purine-nucleoside phosphorylase, with translation MDLTKKIQDSAEFILSKSKYKPQIGLILGSGLGAIADMIDDAEYYNYNELPNFPVSTVEGHAGRLVIGMFQGKQVVAMQGRFHYYEGYAMEQVTFPVRVMKLLGIDTIIVTNAAGAVNTDFKPGDLMIINDHINLSGTNPLIGRNLDSFGTRFPDMSEAYNGELINKAKEVANSLNIDIKEGVYAMFSGPTYETPAEIRMTRILGGDAVGMSTVPEVIIANHSKIKVLGISCLTNMAAGILKQPLSHVEVMETSALVRDNFIALMTNIIKSL
- a CDS encoding M24 family metallopeptidase, which gives rise to MKENRLNKILEEMTRENLHQMIITSPAAVFYLTGKWIESGERLLALYINTKGDRKLVINELFPIHENLGVDLVWYNDTQDPILALCNIIDKSCSIGIDKNWQAHFLIRLMEKNAATGFVNGSPIIDRARTIKDAEEIELMRKASAINDRVMGKIVNRFSKDKSEKVISSILGELYEEEKTQGFSFTPIVAYGANGADPHHETDASMVKLGDSVIIDTGCRNEFYCSDMTRTFFCGEPSEEARKVYEIVLEANLAGIRMVKPGTRFCDIDKAARDVIEGYAYGKYFTHRTGHSIGIEVHDFGDVSSVNKEEVKPGMIFSIEPGIYIHNNVGVRIEDLVLVTEKGCEVLNSYPKNLIVL
- a CDS encoding metallophosphoesterase family protein, whose product is MRIAVISDIHSNLYALIRVIEDIDSQNIDTVICLGDLVGYGPQPNEVIAMIKRRSILCIKGNYDASVVDNGFTYIRDTNINSFSLPWTVDELRASNRYYLENLPDSISLKIDNKKILFVHGSPNKIDEYLYENNPDLDAIVDGMDEDILVCAHTHIPMVKQLKNKMIINGGSVGKPKNGSPDSTYAVIDISKGRSARAEIRKVSYEYKRIMKDMEMKKFPSSLIHSYETGCE
- a CDS encoding cytochrome b5 domain-containing protein, whose amino-acid sequence is MTSSSEELLLQKYNKINFYKKMILLSTRENSLGIIKDIERLTIQIEGILEYYKEKDAEKQMKNDNVETAFSFRTREFTMKELSGYNGVGDNPAYIAVNGTVYDITGERALNQIIAAGFRPGTDLSEQFNSGKLSRQLLNNTRIVGVLRD